The Oryzias latipes chromosome 1, ASM223467v1 genome contains a region encoding:
- the LOC101160134 gene encoding histone H1-like, whose amino-acid sequence MAEVAPAPAAAAAKAAKKKTSKPKKAGPSVSELIVKTVAASKERSGVSAAALKKALAAGGYDVDKNKARVNTAIKSLLTKGTLVHTKGTGAAGSFKMSKTTESTKPAAKKAAPKAKKPAAKKPAAAKKPKAAAKKPAAAKKSPKKVKKPAAAPKKAAKSPKKATKSPKKSPKKAVKKAPAAKKAPAKKAAKPKVKKTAAKKK is encoded by the coding sequence ATGGCAGAAGTAGCTCCAGCTCCCGCCGCCGCTGCGGCCAAAGCCGCCAAGAAGAAGACTTCCAAGCCGAAGAAGGCCGGTCCCAGCGTCAGCGAGCTGATCGTCAAAACGGTGGCCGCTTCCAAGGAGCGCAGCGGCGTGTCTGCCGCCGCCCTGAAGAAGGCTCTGGCGGCCGGAGGCTACGATGTGGACAAGAACAAAGCCCGCGTCAACACCGCCATCAAGAGCCTGCTGACCAAGGGGACTCTGGTCCACACCAAGGGCACCGGCGCTGCCGGCTCCTTCAAGATGAGCAAGACGACCGAAAGCACGAAGCCTGCAGCCAAGAAAGCCGCTCCTAAAGCCAAGAAGCCCGCCGCCAAGAAACCCGCAGCGGCTAAGAAGCCCAAGGCAGCAGCCAAGAAGCCCGCAGCTGCTAAGAAGTCTCCCAAGAAGGTGAAGAAGCCCGCAGCAGCGCCCAAGAAAGCAGCCAAGAGCCCCAAGAAGGCCACCAAGAGCCCCAAAAAGAGCCCCAAGAAGGCGGTGAAGAAAGCCCCCGCAGCCAAGAAAGCTCCCGCTAAGAAGGCAGCCAAGCCCAAAGTCAAGAAGACAGCAGCCAAGAAGAAGTGA
- the LOC111948080 gene encoding histone H4 — translation MSGRGKGGKGLGKGGAKRHRKVLRDNIQGITKPAIRRLARRGGVKRISGLIYEETRGVLKVFLENVIRDAVTYTEHAKRKTVTAMDVVYALKRQGRTLYGFGG, via the coding sequence ATGAGCGGAAGAGGAAAAGGCGGGAAAGGACTCGGTAAAGGTGGCGCTAAGCGTCACCGTAAAGTCCTCCGTGATAACATCCAGGGAATCACCAAACCAGCGATCCGCCGTCTGGCTCGTCGTGGTGGAGTGAAGCGTATCTCCGGTCTGATCTACGAGGAGACCCGCGGTGTGTTGAAGGTTTTCCTGGAGAACGTGATCCGTGATGCCGTCACCTACACCGAGCACGCCAAGAGGAAGACCGTGACCGCCATGGATGTGGTGTACGCTCTGAAGAGACAGGGACGCACTCTGTACGGATTTGGAGGTTAA